TAAGGGTATTTTGGTCATATTACTTGTTTTCACTATCCTATGAATTAGGAAATCATTATTTTAATGAACCTGATGTCTTGTTGCAAATAaatatttaaacttgaagtgtgTCCAAAGGCAAACGCATGGTTGAGCGGTGTCCAAAAGCAAAACCAACATTGAAGAGTGCCCAAGCAGCAAATTTACCCTTGCCATATAGGTGGCCAAGGCCCAGGGTTCGTCCTCATGACTCATGAGACGTTCCAAATCTTGTGATGCTTCCCAAATACCGGCACATTCCACATTACAGGACGCACATCAGAAATGTGATAAAAAAAATATTCTGGAATGGATCGACTGAAGCGCAGAATTGCCAGGGTCACCGACCACTTCACCCAATATCAATTAGAAGAGAAAGGAGTTTCAAAAAAAATTAGAAGAGAAAGGGCCACATCCATCAAGTTAATTTAAAATCAAACTCTGAATAAGTGTTCTTATTGAGCAGTGAACTCTTTTCACAATAATATTAAGGGCCCGTTTCGATCCTGAGAAATGAATTTGATTCTAGTAATCATATTCTAATTCTATTTCCAAATGGAAATGAATCTGATGGCGAATTACACGTAGATCAAACGCGCCTGAACTTACACAAGAAACGTACAGATCGACTAACTGCAGCGCTGCTTAACCGCGGCACTGGTATATGGCCTGGCAGCCGCGGCTGTAGGCCTGCCCGCGGGCGGGGCACGGGCCATAGCAGGCGGCCTTGCTCGCGGTAAGAGCGCCGTAGTCGATGGACCCGCCGCTGTACAGCGCCCTCCTCCGCAGgtacgccgccgcctcctcgccctCCAACACGAAGCTGCTCGCGTCGTCCTCGACGCGCCGCAGCGCGTGCAGGGACGGCATCGCCTCAGGGCGAGACGAGAGTCCTCCGGCCGCTGCAACGGCGCCGCTGGCGAGCAGCAACACGGCAGCGAAGGCGAGAACGAGCAGCACTCGAGTTCGCCGCGCCATTTTTTTGTTGCTACAAGTGTTTGTACTGCTGTGCAGTGCGTGCTGCCGGGACTGTGTAAAGCGGCAGGGAGCGCTAGGCTGGTTTTGTATTGGTGCGATCGGGTGGTTGATGCGCAGTGCGACAGCAACAGCGCGCCTAACGACACACGTGAAGCTAGACGACGATGGTGTCTGCTGACGAGCCCTGTCTTGCTCTTGCATGATTAAAGATCGAAGCACCTTTCTCCGCCGGAACCATATGGATCTAGTTGTGGGAGTGTAGCGTACCCAGCTCTATTGTGTAACAAACGACAAATAAAGTTCTCAGTTGTGTGCCGTCTAGTGTAGGCATCATACCCAGTGCAATGGTTGTTAGCAAATCCATAATTCAATTAGGGTAGGCAGGCACCGCAATGGTCGCTGGCCAATTTACAACTCAGTTTTTTCTGATGATCCGTGACCATTACATGTCTTTCTGGTCGTCCAAACATATATCAAGAACTGTCCACGTTATAGATGGGTCGGCTCTTATGCACTTAGAGGGCAGTATGATATTTTAGGCAATGAGACACTCCCCTTTGTCTTCCTCGTACCTCTACACATTGGCATGCCAAACTGGCCCTACATTCACCCTACATTCACCGCCTAATTTAATTATTTTATCCTAACTTGGATGGCGTACGTGACTGTTGATGCTTGATTATGATACCTTCAGGCAAAATAGGCAAATTCATCCTCGAACATTCATCCAAGGGACAAATTCGTCCCTCAACTCTTGAAAGGTCTAATTTAGGGCCATGTTGGGGACACCACCTTCGGACTAAGCTGAAAGCCAACAGAAGGACCTCGCCGCCAACTTTAAGTCGAACGACCCGTGGGACGAGGGACTTCGAAGGCTCACCGAAGGTCATGAGCTGGTGGCGCTCCAAAGGGCGAAGATGTCGAAGCCTAGACGGGGCGACTCCGAAGGGCGAAGATGATGAAGCCTGGAAAGCCAGACTCGACGATCGCTGAAGGCTAGACGAAGCTCGAGTGCCGAAGGCCAACACCAAAGGAACCTTCGGCGTTGGGACAAAACCAAAGGGAGTGCCAAGCTATAAAGTAGGGTTAGAGAGGAAATTACGATGTACCCCTGGAATATTCGAGGAATATAGTGGTTGAGGGGTAAAAATATGTAAAGTACCTATAAATAGCCCTATAACTAGGACAGTTGATTCTTAAATAAGAGAATATTGATTCTTACTCTGAAGGTGCCTTGGTGGTTCATTTGTGTTTTTTGTGTTTTTCGAGGCTGCTGTGGTGCTACTTCACTCTGAAGGGTAGTCTCCACCAACAGTTTTGGCACCCACCATGGTTCGTTCCAACACACCGCATGGCACAAAAGAAGAAGGCACCTAGCGCTTCGGCTAGACCGACGGAGACCACACAAGCACTCATCATGCCTCGTGTAAATATTTTACTACCCCGCCTCGTACAGCGCCACCGCTATGGTTTGGAAATCTAGAATGGCAGGATGCGCGGAAAATGTTCAAGAAATATCATGGAGACGATTTGGACACCCTAACATCCAAACGGTCAAAATCGAAACAAAAGGGAATGCAACACGAGGACTTCCCAGGAGGTCACCCATCCTAGTACTACTCTCGCCCAAACACGCTTAACTTCTGAGTTCTAATGGGATCCAGTATGATTTGGAAACCCTAACATCCAAACAGGATCCATTATGGTTTGGACACCCTAACATCCAAACGGTGAAAATCGAGGAAAAAAGAATGCAACATGAGATTGTCAGACTCGGGGccatgggactgtgtacataacgtagtttaaataggcttaagagataaagcccgtcttatctcttatttatcttatttatcccgta
Above is a genomic segment from Panicum hallii strain FIL2 chromosome 8, PHallii_v3.1, whole genome shotgun sequence containing:
- the LOC112903403 gene encoding uncharacterized protein LOC112903403; this encodes MARRTRVLLVLAFAAVLLLASGAVAAAGGLSSRPEAMPSLHALRRVEDDASSFVLEGEEAAAYLRRRALYSGGSIDYGALTASKAACYGPCPARGQAYSRGCQAIYQCRG